One Setaria viridis chromosome 5, Setaria_viridis_v4.0, whole genome shotgun sequence genomic region harbors:
- the LOC117856204 gene encoding small ribosomal subunit protein uS5c-like gives MNGHRNLVTVPLTKYSTLPHRADADFGAARVMLRPACPGSGAIAGGAVRVVLEMAGVENALGKQLRSKNPLNNARATIKATQMMRQFKDVATNVGSQ, from the exons ATGAACGGCCACCGCAATCTCGTCACAGTGCCGCTCACCAAGTACTCAACATTGCCTCACAG AGCTGATGCGGACTTTGGAGCAGCCAGAGTTATGCTGAGGCCTGCTTGCCCTGGATCTGGTGCCATTGCTGGTGGAGCTGTGAGGGTCGTGCTGGAGATGGCTGGGGTTGAAAATGCTCTTGGGAAGCAGCTGCGGAGCAAGAACCCCCTGAACAACGCAAGAGCTACCATCAAGGCGACGCAGATGATGAGGCAGTTCAAAGACGTCGCGACGAACGTGGGATCCCAATGA
- the LOC117859279 gene encoding probable sodium/metabolite cotransporter BASS1, chloroplastic: MPLLRSAPPAPAAAVTVPRRHLLTSHSRLKAPSTRPPLASLRLRPAAPLRGIPSRTWCRAEAADADAAPSQGPGDDTGARSALVLLGEALSLGFPVWVASACAIALWRPPAFLWVGPTAQMLGLSFTMLGMGMTLTLDDLKTALLMPRELAAGFILQYTVMPLSGFFVSKLLKLPAHYAAGLILVSCCPGGTASNIVTYLARANVALSVLMTAVSTFAAAFMTPLLTSKLAGQYVAVDPMGLFVSTSQVVLAPVLLGALLNQYCNGLVQIVSPLMPFVAVATVAVLCGNAIAQNASAILSSGVQVVLSVGCLHGSGFFFGYVLSRILGIDTALARTISIEVGMQNSVLGLVLATKHFGNPLTAVPCAVSSICHSVYGSILAGIWRSMPPTEKRE, encoded by the exons ATGCCTCTCCTccgctccgcgccgccggctcccgccgccgcggtaaccgtcccgcgccgccacctccttacTTCCCACAGCCGCCTCAAGGCCCCCTCCACCCGGCCGCCCCTCGCtagcctccgcctccgccccgccgccccgctccgcgGCATTCCGTCGAGGACCTGGTGCCGCGCGGAAGCCGCCGATGCCGATGCGGCGCCCTCCCAGGGTCCAGGGGACGACACCGGCGCGCGGAGCGCGCTGGTTCTCCTCGGGGAGGCGCTGTCGCTGGGGTTCCCGGTGTGGGTGGCGTCGGCCTGCGCGATCGCGCTGTGGCGGCCGCCGGCCTTCCTCTGGGTCGGACCCACCGCGCAGATGCTTGGCCTCTCCTTCACCATGCTCG GAATGGGGATGACATTGACGCTGGATGACCTCAAAACCGCATTATTGATGCCTAGGGAGTTGGCTGCTGGATTTATACTGCAATACACG GTGATGCCACTGTCAGGATTTTTTGTGAGCAAGTTGTTGAAATTGCCAGCTCATTATGCTGCTGGACTGATTTTAGTGTCATGTTGCCCTGGAG GCACGGCAAGCAACATTGTGACCTATTTAGCAAG GGCAAATGTTGCTCTTTCGGTGCTGATGACGGCAGTAAGCACATTTGCTGCAGCG TTCATGACTCCTCTCCTGACATCCAAACTTGCTGGACAATACGTTGCAGTGGATCCAATGGGACTTTTTGTGTCTACATCTCAG GTCGTCCTCGCACCTGTCCTTTTGGGTGCTCTACTTAATCAGTACTGTAATGGTTTGGTTCAAATAGTGTCCCCCTTGATGCCCTTCGTTGCTGTAGCAACAGTAGCCGTTCTCTGTGGCAATGCTATTGCACAGAATGCTTCAGCTATCCTGTCATCTGGGGTCCAAGTAGTTTTATCTGTTGGTTGTCTGCATGGAAGTGGCTTTTTCTTCGGCTACGTTCTCTCCAGAATACTTGGCATTGATACCGCTTTGGCAAGAACAATCTCTATAGAGGTTGGCATGCAG AACTCTGTGCTAGGTCTTGTCCTTGCAACGAAGCATTTCGGCAATCCCCTCACCGCAGTTCCATGTGCCGTTTCGagcatctgccactcggtctaTGGCAGCATTTTAGCTGGGATCTGGAGGTCTATGCCCCCGACAGAAAAGCGGGAATGA
- the LOC117856205 gene encoding putative E3 ubiquitin-protein ligase RING1a, with product MIKLVECLRNSDDNDSERDIHLCLLPLDGQTTPNLEKPYLCCGPTLSIKQLCQFVATQTSHKDEEVEIYALKPSYSDLVSTNTSGFDKARLVGEERLSDLRSSFTFPNGVLELVYAIKVAN from the exons ATGATCAAGTTGGTCGAATGTTTGCGAAATTCTGATGACAATGATAGTGAG CGTGACATACATCTTTGTCTGCTTCCACTGGATGGACAAACTACACCAAATCTGGAGAAGCCATATCTGTGTTGTGGCCCAACTCTCTCCATCAAACAGCTGTGTCAG TTTGTCGCCACTCAGACATCTCACAAAGATGAAGAAGTTGAGATATATGCGTTGAAGCCTTCTTACAGCGACCTTGTCAGCACTAACACATCTGGTTTCGATAAGGCAAGGCTTGTAGGGGAGGAACGCCTTTCAGACTTGCGTTCCTCATTCACATTTCCCAATGGGGTTCTG GAGCTGGTGTATGCCATCAAAGTCGCCAACTAG
- the LOC117859199 gene encoding dormancy-associated protein 1, translated as MLEKLWDDVVAGPHPETGLEKLRKAATPRPIVIDKDAVAAAGSYKRTQSMPSTPTTPGTPSSSTTPRGGNNVWRSVFHPGSNLATKSMGANLFDRPQPNSPTVYDWLYSDETRSNHR; from the exons ATGCTGGAGAAGCTGTGGGACGACGTGGTGGCCGGGCCTCACCCGGAGACGGGGCTCGAGAAGCTCCGCAAGGCCGCCACCCCCCGCCCGATCGTCATCGACAAAG ATGCCGTTGCTGCTGCCGGGAGCTACAAGCGGACGCAGTCGATGCCGTCGACCCCGACGACGCCGgggacgccgtcgtcgtcgacgacgccgCGCGGCGGCAACAACGTGTGGCGCAGCGTGTTCCACCCCGGGAGCAACCTGGCCACCAAGAGCATGGGCGCCAACCTCTTCGACCGCCCGCAGCCCAACTCCCCCACCGTCTACGACTG GCTCTACAGCGACGAGACCAGGAGCAACCACCGTTAG